GGATCCCACAAAGAGATCAGGGACTAGAATTTCTAATGAACAACCAAGATGTCTTAAGTAGCACTACTCCTCTTACTCTACGACCTGCATTCTCCCAAACTCAGCCCCGAAGAGAGTGAAAAGCTGAAATACCAGGTGGAAGGATTCTGGGGGCCCATCGAGTCCCTTTTCCTCATCTTACAGATAGGGATCAGAAGTCCCAGAGAAGTGAAGATGTCCATTCAATGTCACCCAGCAAGTGAGTGTCAGAGATAAAGTTAAGAGGGACCTGAATGTTCTTGTCATAGGTCACTATGGAATCTTCTGATATTGCTGTGGATATAATATTTTACTATGAAGTTGAAGGTAGAGAGGAACAGTGAGTCCAAAGGGGATGAAGGTGTCTCAGTGGAGATAGAGGCTAAAGACCCACAGAGTCTGTAAATGTCCAAATGATTCCCAGGATCCCCAAATAAGGTTGAATTCTTCTCTAAATTTTcttgaaagtaaatgaaaattcagaatttcTTGTTGTTCTATCCCATTCTGTCACGCCTAATTTTCAGCCCCACTCAACGGCCTCACTTTCCAAGTAAATGAGATGAAATTTACATCTTTGAGGTCTGGCATGAATGATGTTTCTGGTCCCTTCCCTCACCTAATTTATTGGAGTAAGCTGGGTAAGGATCCACCTGGGCTTTGTCCCTCCTTCCCTTACCTCCTTTCATTGATGGTCATGGTGCCCTATCTCTGCCTCAGTCACACTTCTGTTCTAGAACCAATCTTATGCTCAGAATATGCTCAAAGAGCACTAATGTAGATGGCCTCTACCCGGAAATTGCTACTTATTCATTAGACCAAGACCTGTCACATGTTCTAAATTCCTGTCACTGGCTTTTCATGTTGTTCCCTGTGCCTCTAACTGTATTACTGAGTTTCATGTTTGTTTCCTCCAAATAAACTCTGAGCTCCATTGAACAAGTCTGTGTCTAGAATCTAGCAGTTAGAACATGAATGGGCCCAGAATAAACACTCAGCACATTCTGCTGGATGAGCAATGTAGGTATGGGATTGGTAGGTACATACGTGGATGGATGCATGGCTCATATCATGATGAATGGGAAGATGATTGGATGAGTAGGAAGAAGGATGGGTGAAGGTAGCATGGACATTTGGGTACATGAATGCATGGATATAGATGGGTAAATGAATGGACCAGGTGAAGAAAAGGATTGGATTGAACATAAGGATGGATAGGTTAGTGATAAGAtgaatggacttttttttttttttttttggtgaggaagattggccctgagctaatgtctgttgccaatcttcctctttttgcttgaggaagattgtccctgatctaacatctgtgccaatcttcctccactttgtatgtgggacaccaccacagcatggcttgatgagcggtgtgtaggtccacacccaggatccaaacccacagaccccgggccaccgaagcaaaacatatgaacttaaccactatgccaccaggccatcccTGAATGGGTCTATTGATGGAAGCTGTTTGAATGGAAGGCAGATGAGTGGTTTGGTAAGTGGATGGAGGGGAGATGGGGGTAGAAATCATGAAGTATGTTGTGGGtatgagagaatgtgtgtgtgtgaaagatgGTAGATAGATAACAGGTAAATAGGAGAAAGGCTGAATATAAAATGAGCAGCCAGATAGGTAGAAGGAAGATAAATGAGAAGAGTAAGTGGATGGTTATATGGGTGAAAGGATGGGCGGGAAGATAAATAAGTTGAAAGGTATTTCAATGGAGGGCTGGATGAGTGGATTGATAGGTGAGTAAATGGATTGAATGGTTGGTGGATAGGTGTGAGGGAGTGGAAACATGATgcacaaatgaaaacattaaccAAAGTTAAAGATATGAAAAGAATCatgtagagagaaatttatactACTGTAAAGtaatacatctgaaaataaagagaCAATAGATCAATTTTAGCAAAATACAAAAGACCAAAATTTATAGAAGAGGAGGTAGAGAGCCTGTACAGACTATGAATGAAGTACAAAAAATTAGTAAAAGCATACCATTATGGAAGGACCTAAAATATGCTTTTGGAGATGAATTTTGTCTAGCCTTCAAACAACAGagtattgatatattattaaacATATTACAGATATAAGAAAAATAGGTACGTTTCCCatactagttttttttttaagattttatttttttcctttttctccccaaagccccccggtacatagttgtttattcttcgttgtgggtccttctagttgtggcatgtgggacgctgcctcagcgtggtttgatgagcagtgccatgtccgcgcccaggattcgaaccaacgaaacactgggtcgcctgcagcggagcacgcaaacttaaccacttggccacggggccagccccccatgctAGTTTTTTGAAAGTAATATGACTCAAATAGCACAACAAAAATCATagacctatttttattttgactatAGATGTGAAAATTCTGAATAAACTATTCACTAAAAGAACCAACAGTGCATTAATATAAGTATACCCTCAACATGATTAAGGTCATTCcaagaatgcaaggatggttcaacaaatgaaaatttaataatataagttattataccaacaaattggagaagaaaaatcattACATGACCAGATGCTTAAAAAGCATTGGATAAAATTCAGCAGTAATTTCCAATAGTAATTGTAAATGgataaaaaggaaacaactcaagtgAGATAAAACCTATTTATCACCAAACTCAACAAATGTCATTTTATACAACAGGagacattgattttaaaataaagaactagACAGGGATAGATGCCATTGCCtttattttcaacattatttCAGAGGTCCTACATAAtataagaagacaagaaaacaaagtaaGTCATGGAGTTGGAAAAAAGAGTCTAATTTATTGTCATCTTCAGATAATATGATTATATATGAAGCCAAAGTAACTCCATTAAATATTGTTATACTTAATAAGACAATTTGGTAAAGTAGTTGAATACAGGACAAAATTGATAACTTTTTATTATGCTACTCATAATTAATTACTTTGATGATAATGTTTTCCACTTACTATTCAATTTTGGGGTTCCATGCACTTCAGTCCACAACGTGAACAGCACTTCTCTGACACTGGGCAATCATCATCCCGCAGGCACTTGGGTTTATCAATCTTGGAACACTCTGTGGGCTTGCGTGGGCAGAAACCTGCTTTGACTTTATTGGGTAAAACAAGACACTTGACCTTGAAATACTTGATCATAGTTTGAGACAAATTTGAGGAATCTTGGGAACATTAAATAGGGTTTCCTTCTGATCAAGCCTCTTACCCTTCCCCCAGAGTAGGAATagagttgaggagacagaataTCAACTTTGTGTGGGTAACAATTTCAGGATAATCAAAAAGTTTGGCCATTGCCAACTTATAAAATCTGTTAAGATTCCTGCCTGCCCCTACAGAATTAACGGGTTGGAGTTATCAGATCCCAGAGTACCGGGGATAGAAGGAGTATTAAAGAGCATCTAGAACTTCCTTGTCttataaattgtaaaaattgAGGACCATATGGGGGAAGTGAGTCACTTAAGGCCATACAGAAAACCAGTGGAAAGTTGAAGTCAGTTGAAAAGGCTTTTACTCCTTCTGCCATAGCATGCTATACCTCAAAACACTGACAATCCCCAAGACCATACTATCTCAGCACTATGTGGGGGAAGGAGCACTAGTCTTAGAGACTACAGAGTTCACTTCtagcccaacagcatcttgctaccaatCTTTCCCCCAGCACACCTTGCAGGATGTGAATATGCTGTGCATGCTCTGAAGTTCTATGCAGACATAGGGGCTTACTAGGAATATACCTAAtggttatgatttttttttgtatgaatAAGTGAATATTGTCACCTTGTAGGCCATTGAAGAGTGAGACTCAGAATAAATAAGTTTTGGGGAATGATTGGCTTTGAAGGATAGCACAAGAGTCTCCCAAGATCAGGAGGGCAACATGAGAGCATTGGTTAGGCATTAAAAGAGAAAGGTTCCCAAGAGACCTCTACAGTCAACCTAAGGGGTATCCCCTGTTCCATGGGACAGCATGGCATCCTTAGCATATGCCCAACAGACTTTGGGAAGTATATCCCCAGTCCTTACCTGTCCAGGCCGTGGCACAAACAAAGCCACATATGGATTCACAACATTTTTCAGTTTGGGGACAATCGATGTCACTCTTACATAAAGCTGAACACATCATACGATTCTTTAAAGGGAAGAGTGGGCACTGTCCTTTCTTGGCTAAAACAAGAGCAGATGTGAGCTCCTTCaaaccccaccccatcccatcacCCTTGAAAcaactttccttctcttcaaaaCTGGTATCTCTTTCTGCAACTTGGTTCACTCTATTCTGTCCACCTACATTAGGCTATAGAGGAATGAGATGCCTCACTGTATCATGGGATGTAGTAGAGAGTTACGCTTGGTGTTTGAAGCCTCAAAGTCAAGTCCCAGTCCTGACACTCAATGAGTgatttcagtttccttctctataaaatagGAGTAACTATGTGAAATCTACATAAATCAGTGTAAGCCATTTTACAGGATTCGGTTTTATGTTGAATGAGGAGTGACGTGATCTGACTCATTTTGAAAGGATCATTGTGGTTATTGTGTTGATAATAGATTataagaagggaaggagagaagcagcGAGACCTGTTAGGAAGCTgttgcagtaatccaggtgagagatgacacCTCAGATCAGGGTGGCAGCTATGAGGTGggaagaagtggtcagattctgaatCTATGTTCATGGTAGAACTAAAATGATTTCCTAACTTAATGGATGTTGATCAAGAAAGAGAGGCATCAAAGGTGATTTAGGAGTTTTTTTCAGCCAAGATGGGGAGAACTATGGATAGAGCAGGTTTGAGGTGGGAGAGCAAAGATTAGGGTTCCAGCTTTAGACAAGTTAAGTGTGAGGTGTTTGTGAGATCCAGATGGAGGTGCAGAGTAAGCAGTTGGATTTGGGGACTCAGATTCGAGCTGGAGATACAACTTTGTGGGTCAGTAGGACAAAGATGTCATTTAAATCCATTCTTCAAGATTTTGTGCATGTCTCCTGTTTTCCTCATCTGATTGCAAATTCTACAAGGACaggaagtgtttcttttttttattcttcttcaagtCAAACTCAGACAGCCTGTGGTGTGTTTAACTCTCAGAGCTATTGTCGGGTTCTCTCTTGGGCCCACAAACCAGCCCAAGCCCATTTTCCTTAGCCTCTTCTTCCTGCTGGCTCCTGAGAGAGAACCAAGGTCTTGTCCACAGTGCCATGATTCCTTACAGACTCCCACAAAGGGAAGCTTGTGATTCGAGTTTCATCACATCAGGCCACAGGATTTCCTCAGCCATTCAGGCTCACTGGGCCCATGGAATTAAAATTCTCGCTCTACTTCTGACCTACTGTGAATCCTTAGGCAACTAACTTTACTTCTGTGacgctgtttcctcatctgtaaaatggtggtaaTGGTACACTTATCAGCCCGCCTCACGGAAACTAAGGTCAAAATTCTAATGCTGCATTGTAAATCACACAGTGCTACATTTTGAAGATCAACAGTCCACCATCTCAATTTGTACTATTTAGTGAGCCCAAACTACTAGATGGCCACCATGTCAAATCTTTGTGTTTTTGATCACATATAATCCTACCAACAACTCGATGAGGTATTTGCTATTATTCCAGTATTACAGGGGAGGGAACTGAAACTCAAAGAGGTGAAGAAATTGGCACCAAGTGGGAAGAGTAAGATTTTAATCCAGATCATTTGGCATCTAAGCTCTGTAGGACACTGTCTCCCAACATTACTGGTGATGGTACTTTATACTAAGGAATGAATCTGAAGTCTTCACCTTCACCCCGCCCTACTCCTCACCGACTCCATGTTCTACTGCTGCTCCATGGGATTTCAGAGCTGGCCTGTCTATGCTTCATTCTTGAGTGAGTCCTCAGAGATACTCAACAGGTCAATGTAATGAGGAAACATCTGCTTCCAAGGGGTAGACCAGGCTTTCAGGTCCCCTTGGCCAAAGTTTATTGACACTTTATGTGTACTATCTCATTTTTTGGCACAACAACTTCATTAggcaagtattattattatccccgttttataGACAGGAAAACTGAAACTCATAAAAGGCAGGCAACTGACCCAAGACCACCCAGCCCGTGAATGACAGAGCTAGGACTTGAACCAAGGCAGTTTAACCCCAAATCCTGAGCCTGTAAGTGTGCTGGAATACTATTTCTGCTTAGACTAGGCCCTCAGATCGCCAGGGATGGGAGACTTACCCGCTAATGAGCAAGCCGTCTTGCAGTCTTCCCTGTTGAAGAAGTTGTTGGCATTCCCATCGCAGCCTCTATATGCAAAGGGTTTGCATAAATGATCTTTAAAGTCAAAATACCAGTGTCTGGCAGGACTTTCACAGTTTCCTGGGTCTAAGGGTAGCGAGCAGGGTTCTGAGGGCAAGAAGCAAAAACGGAAGAACATAAAGGggagcaaaaaagagaaggggtCAGGCCCTCAGCCTTTGTAGAGTTCATGGTGTTACTATCCAAGTCACAGAATGAGCTATGGTCAATAAGTTCTAGTCCTAGCTCTACTACAAATACTCTGTTGCACAGCATCTCTGAGTATTATTTCTACCTTGCAAATGATACAGTGAAGAGCACACAAGAATGCTTTGGAGCTGATCTTTCTTCTCCACTGCTCTGAGCTTTGGGAGGGCAAGACTTGTTCAGCAACTATATCTAAAGTGCTTAacaaagtgcctagcacacagaagGAATGAAATCCTGAGGAAAACAGAACAGCCCCTCACGTCTGGAAACTGATCCGATGCTCATGGCCAAGCCGTGTTGCTTCCCTGTTGGACATAAACAATCTCACAGGACATTCACATCAAACAAGGTCACTCTGAGACAACGATAAAGTGAGACCAAGCAAATATCACTGTGAAACCTACAAAATATCAAACACCTATGAATGATTTGTGCTTCTCTACCAACTTCAGCTTTATCCTCACTCTAGCCTGCCCTCTATAGATAAGATTCACTGAGATACTCAATCACAGAAATGCCCCCGCTTTCTGACAGCACCCAATCTAGAGCAAACCCCGCTTCCTTAGTTGTTGTTAGTGCTATTCATTGGGTTCCAACTCCAAGCAACCCTGTGTGCAGCAGGGCAGAagcctgcccagtcttttttgtGCCCTCCACTCATCttccggtgctgtatcagacaatgctctgctgctgttcgtagggttttcatggccaatttccTTAGACTCTCCCCCAAATTACCCAAGCAAAGCCTCAATCCTAGAGTAGATTCTAACAGCTTCTTCCTGAGATGCCTCATGTTGTCTATGTTAAACATTCGACTTCACTACAACAAGTAATAAACCCAACTTGTTCAACTACAAGTGTGTTCCTGGCGGTCTTTGGCCAAAGGGCGTTGGCAATAGgtattcgttgaatgaatgaatctatatAAAATGCATAGTTCCCTATTATTAGATGTTCAATACTTCGAGCTACCAGAAAACCTCCTTGAAGGGAAAAGGATCCAAAAACAACCCTAGCAACTAAGTTGACTGAGGTTTATGTTTGCCACAGTGCCAACAATAGTCTCTTGATCCACAGTAAGCATGAAACAAGTATTAGTTATTCGTGAATGACTGAACGTTGGACCAAAGAATGTGGGACCAAACATTAATATTATCCTATTGATGCCCACCATGCCTAGACTCATCGTTTGTACTTAAGAGTTGGTAGTCTAATTAGAGAAGCAGAAAAGCATGAACCCTGGCTTCTTTGTCCTGCCATTCAAGGGAATCATTCAGCCAGTTCTGGACAGAGAAGGAAGTAGGACACCTCAAGAGGCACCGCTGCTCCCAGCCTGGATGCCACTACCTTGATATGGATCCATGCACTTCTTTCCACAGGCGAAAGAGCAGCACTTCAGGTGTTCGTGGCAGTTGAAATCCGTTTTGCATGAGTCTGGAAGTTTACTTGTACAGGTAAGCCTCTCTTTGGGGCACTCGCCTGGTTTGTCTGCAAGAAAGAAATGTCCAAATTCACCTCCCTTGAGAGTTTCAGCTGTCTCTCAATAGTGAAATTCTCTCACCCGTATCCTCTACCTTCCATCCTCAGTTTCTGCTCTGCTTGTATTTAGGGACTGAGCCTGCCTCTCACCACTCTTAGCCCATTCAGATAGATCTGAATCAGGAATTTATGCCCAGGTAGAACTGAAGGGGAAGCATCTTGAACGCCAGGGCAGGGGGTTGGATAAGAACCAAGACCCTTGCCTTAAATTCAAGATCTCATCTCTATTTTAGAAACTTGATATTTTAATGCCTAATTCCTCTGCCTCCAGTATCTTAGTTGACAGGGGAAATTAATTAGTGAGGAGTGGTGGAAATATCATGGAAATAGAAGTCATGAGGTCTGATTTTGACTCCTGACTCCTTGTGAGCTCAACAGCAAAGTGTCACTATATGACTTCGCAGTTACCACTAAGGGTAGAAGAAACGGTAAAGTGGAAGGAGCATTGTATGCAAGGCAGATCTGGCTTGGGAGCCTGACTCCAATACAACTAGCTAAATAAtcttggaaaaaatgtctttcttttgtctAAGTCATAAGTttcccatatgtaaaatgagaattacaATCTCCACCTCACAGGCTGCTTATAAGGGTTAAGTGGGATGATACCCATAATGcacttatcacagtgcctggcacatggtaagagcTTGGCAGATATGGATTTGCTTCACCCCTGTTTAGGGCTAGACATGGCTTCTTGATTTCAGTGCTtgtagtaggcagaattctaaagttGCACCCCCACGATTGTTCTCCTCTGGTTATTGAATCAAATGCTCATTTAGgtactgctgtgaagggattttgttGATGGAAATAAAGTCCCAAGTCAGTTAATCTTAAGATACAGACATTAGCTGACCCAATCTGTTgagtcctttaaaaatttttttccttgattggTACAGAAGAAGAGGTCAGAGAGATTCATACTATAAGAGGAATCCAACTGCTATTagtggttttgaagatggaggcagcTAAGTGCCTAGTGAGGGTGGCCTCAAGAAGCTGACAGGTGGTAAGGGAACCTCAGTCCTAAAATTGCAAGGAAATAATTCTGCTAACAACCAGTGAACTTGGGAGAGAACACTGAGTCCCAGATAAGAACTGCAGCcttggctgacaccttgatttcagcctggtgagaacctgagcagagaacccagatGTACCACATTAGACTTTTGACGCTTcttaatttgttacacagcaacagatagtTAACATAATGCTTGATATGGCTCCATGGCTCTAAACAGCATCTCCCCAGTGGAATCTGACCAGAGAGGAATGATAATTTAGAATACTACTAAGTCTTGGAATcacaaaattttagaattgaaaagaTCATATTTATCATTAGTATCAACCTCCTAATTTCATAGGTTAAAAAAAGATTAGGTCAGATAGGATAATACAGTGTGCTAGGGGCAGGTCTAGGACTGCCAATCCATGACTCACTCCAGAAGCCCCACATCTTCCCTGAGGACTGGCCACTAAGACTTTTAGCACTTTCCAATTATATTTCTTACCCCCATACCACTCTTAAGGCACCCTCCAAGGATGACTTGAAGCTAAGAAGAGTACACGGCTCCTAATCTGGAGTGTACATTGAAATCATCTGTGCATCTTTCAGAAAATATCGACAGTGGACTGAATTAGAATCTCTATACAGTGAGGCCTAGggactcaaatttttaaaaggatctcAGGTGATCCTGAGCAGGAAATTGGGCACCATGATGTAGGCTACTACTTGGGAACCTGTTCTGGGTTTGGGCACAGACAGAGTTAAGCAAATCAAATAGGGACACCTCCATAGAGGTAAAGAGGCACAGAAACCTTGGCATTATGGAGACAAACTTCCCCTCTCACTAGTGTGGACTCCAGCCAGTTCAACCTTTTTCCTGCTTCCTGGGGCCACTTAAACCTTTGTTTTGGTTCCAGTTGTTGTAGCTCCTTCCCCCACTGTCAGCTTGAACCTCACTTACAATCCTCCTTCCTCCTTGTCACCCTTCTCAGCCACTTACCTCACATGTACAGTCTCCTCTCTGATACATACCTCACGGGGTCCTCTGCAGTTACTGAGGATGCTCCCCAGACTTTGGTCTCAGCCCAGCCCCATCATTACTTGACTCATAGTTCCTGAGTGATCACATCCATTCTCATGATCCCAACTGTGATTCCAATATCTCCCTCCAGACCTATCCTCTCTTCCAAGCTAAAGACACTTATATCCAACCACCTGGGGAAAACATCATTTGGGCATCTTATAAGCACCTCTGTTCCAACATGTTTAAAACTGAACTAGAGTCTCCCCATATCTAAGCAGCACCTTCCTCTCTCTATTTCCATCTTGATCTTTGGCATCAACAGTCCCCCAGTCTGTTATTAGAACCTCAAGATTCACTCCTCCCTCTCCATCACCCCAGCATCCTATCAGTCATGGACTTGAGTCAATTCTGTCTCCTAAATCTCTCTCCAaactccctctcttctctctctttactaCTACTTCCTCAGGTTGACTCCTGacctcctcccatctctctcctcaactattgcaacagcctcctcactggtccTCTGCCCTCAGGCTCCTGCCTAGAGactgattaatttaaaaaattaaacttggaAAAGATACATACCAGGAAAAGTTAGGGTAATAATTTTGGGGGGAGCAGGTGAGGGAAGGATTTGAAGAGCCCTGGGTGAATGAGTGGGGCTAGTTCTCTGAAGCCACAGTAGAAGTGGCCTCATCCAATACGAGTCCTTGTCTTTTGTCTAACCCTCAGTCCCCAAGAACACCTCCTAAGCAAGAATGGCTGCAGCTTTTCTGAACCCACGTTTGACTTTTTTGCTCAGCGATGCAGATGTCTGCtccaaagagaggaagagaagcacCAAAAGCGCTACATTTCTCCAGGAGAAGGTGGAGCTATGGAGAGGAAGCTGCCTGTGTGGGATGAGAAAAGAGGCAGGGGTTAAGCATGAGCCAGAGAGAGATCCAAAACACATGCAGAGGAACCTTGGAGATGACCCATCAATTCCCTTAGTTCACGGATGAGAAAATCAAGACGCATAATGGCGAAGGGATCTCTCTGAGGACACGTGGCGAGTAGGGCAGGACCTTCAATCCCAAGACTCTCTCAGTGGCCCCACACTCTGCCGTGGTCTTTAAAATGTCCTACCAGACAATTGCCCACTGTCTTGCTCCTGAGTGAGAGGCCACACTTGAATGATCACAGGGATTTGTCTGGAACAGTTGCAGGGCTGGTTTGCCCACACTCGCTCCTGGGGCAACTCCAGGCACTAGTGAGCGTCTTTTCTTTGCACCACTCATGACAAGAGACTGATGGTATGAGATTTGCAGGAGGAGTTGGGCATATCCCACTGGGACTTAGTGCCCTAGGAGCAAAAAAGATCCCAGATAACCTTGGGTTGACAAAGGGATCCCTCTTATTCTGTCTGGTGTTATCCAAGCCTAGGAGCTTATGATACCCCCAAACAACCACATAAACAGATGCTGTTCCCCTGCTCCTTCAAACCTCCATTTTCCATTTGGCTCTTCCTGGCccttatgtattttttcaatttatcGTGTGAAGAAGCGATAATACCTTACACTGTTACCTCTCTTGGAGTAAAcgcattttaaaaacagcaagagagagagaaagagacagaggcagaaaagaagggagagagagaaagagagcaagtgaGCGAGAGAGAATGTCTTTATGCCAAAGTATGCATCTCTAATATTGGTGGAACTTCAGACATTGAGAAAGAAGTAGAGTCTTTTCCAGAACTCCTGGAGCCATATTATGTTGTTGCCTATGGGTAAAGTTCATGGCAGTTTATCCTCCCCCCTGCCTAAAATTTGAATCCTGTatcctttccaaattttataaGATGCCTGGACTGTTCGATATGGGAATTATGGCCCCAAACACAGTGATCTTGATTTTGGTCCTGGCTTGGCCACTTATACCGGTGGCTGTTCCTTGGATCCTCACtgtcctcatctagaaaatgggaatGACACAACCTACCTGGAAGCTTTGTTGTCATTgtaaggattagatgagatagTGTGAAGACTATTCATGAAGTGGTATGGAATGGCCAAAAAATTAGCGTTTGGTGTTGGACTCGGTTCACATCTGGGACCCCCCACTTACCAGCTATATGGTCTTGGCTCAGTCACTTAaactcactgagcctcagtttttcataAAGCAAATAGTAGTAACACGAAATTCATAGATATGAAAATTGATTGAACTATTGTGTAAAGTGTGGTGACTAGCA
The Equus przewalskii isolate Varuska chromosome 21, EquPr2, whole genome shotgun sequence DNA segment above includes these coding regions:
- the WFDC8 gene encoding WAP four-disulfide core domain protein 8 isoform X3; translated protein: MSKELSATEIGPEAGFWPSVDLSIAKCSSVYCKEQPLPCGETGQRDKPGECPKERLTCTSKLPDSCKTDFNCHEHLKCCSFACGKKCMDPYQEPCSLPLDPGNCESPARHWYFDFKDHLCKPFAYRGCDGNANNFFNREDCKTACSLAAKKGQCPLFPLKNRMMCSALCKSDIDCPQTEKCCESICGFVCATAWTVKAGFCPRKPTECSKIDKPKCLRDDDCPVSEKCCSRCGLKCMEPQN
- the WFDC8 gene encoding WAP four-disulfide core domain protein 8 isoform X5, which encodes MSYRFWPSVDLSIAKCSSVYCKEQPLPCGETGQRDKPGECPKERLTCTSKLPDSCKTDFNCHEHLKCCSFACGKKCMDPYQEPCSLPLDPGNCESPARHWYFDFKDHLCKPFAYRGCDGNANNFFNREDCKTACSLAAKKGQCPLFPLKNRMMCSALCKSDIDCPQTEKCCESICGFVCATAWTVKAGFCPRKPTECSKIDKPKCLRDDDCPVSEKCCSRCGLKCMEPQN
- the WFDC8 gene encoding WAP four-disulfide core domain protein 8 isoform X4, whose product is MSYRQLPLHSSTFSWRNVALLVLLFLSLEQTSASLSKKVKHKPGECPKERLTCTSKLPDSCKTDFNCHEHLKCCSFACGKKCMDPYQEPCSLPLDPGNCESPARHWYFDFKDHLCKPFAYRGCDGNANNFFNREDCKTACSLAAKKGQCPLFPLKNRMMCSALCKSDIDCPQTEKCCESICGFVCATAWTVKAGFCPRKPTECSKIDKPKCLRDDDCPVSEKCCSRCGLKCMEPQN
- the WFDC8 gene encoding WAP four-disulfide core domain protein 8 isoform X1, whose product is MCFGSLSGSCLTPASFLIPHRQLPLHSSTFSWRNVALLVLLFLSLEQTSASLSKKVKHKPGECPKERLTCTSKLPDSCKTDFNCHEHLKCCSFACGKKCMDPYQEPCSLPLDPGNCESPARHWYFDFKDHLCKPFAYRGCDGNANNFFNREDCKTACSLAAKKGQCPLFPLKNRMMCSALCKSDIDCPQTEKCCESICGFVCATAWTVKAGFCPRKPTECSKIDKPKCLRDDDCPVSEKCCSRCGLKCMEPQN
- the WFDC8 gene encoding WAP four-disulfide core domain protein 8 isoform X2, whose protein sequence is MLLSLLQRATSAMWGNWAKRQLPLHSSTFSWRNVALLVLLFLSLEQTSASLSKKVKHKPGECPKERLTCTSKLPDSCKTDFNCHEHLKCCSFACGKKCMDPYQEPCSLPLDPGNCESPARHWYFDFKDHLCKPFAYRGCDGNANNFFNREDCKTACSLAAKKGQCPLFPLKNRMMCSALCKSDIDCPQTEKCCESICGFVCATAWTVKAGFCPRKPTECSKIDKPKCLRDDDCPVSEKCCSRCGLKCMEPQN
- the WFDC8 gene encoding WAP four-disulfide core domain protein 8 isoform X6, which translates into the protein MRLDFLIRELRELMGHLQDKPGECPKERLTCTSKLPDSCKTDFNCHEHLKCCSFACGKKCMDPYQEPCSLPLDPGNCESPARHWYFDFKDHLCKPFAYRGCDGNANNFFNREDCKTACSLAAKKGQCPLFPLKNRMMCSALCKSDIDCPQTEKCCESICGFVCATAWTVKAGFCPRKPTECSKIDKPKCLRDDDCPVSEKCCSRCGLKCMEPQN